The Stigmatella ashevillena genomic sequence GCTCGGGCATCCCCGCAAGCAGCGTGGAGCCGCCGGTGATGACGATGCCCGAGGCGAGCAGGTCCTCGTAGCCGCACTTCTGGATCTCCCGGTGCACGAGCTGGAAGATCTCCTCCACGCGCGGCTCGAGGATCTCACAGAGGATCTGCCGGCCGAGCACGCGCGGCTGGCGCCCGCCCACGCTGGGCACCTCGATGGTCTCGTCCTTGTTCACCATGGAAGCAAGCGCACAGCCGAACTTCTGCTTGATGCGCTCGGCCTCGTGCGCCGGGGTGCGCAGGCCAATGGCGATGTCGCTGGTGAGGTTGTTGCCGCCCAGGGCGATGACGGCGGTGTGGACGATGGAGCCTCCGGAGAAGATGGCGATGTCCGTGGTGCCGCCGCCGATGTCCACCAGGCAGACGCCCAGCTCCTTCTCGTCATCGCCGAGCACCGCCTCCGCGGAGGCCAGCGGCTGAAGGACGATGTCGGAGACGTTGAGGCCGGTGCGGTTGGCGCACTTGACGATGTTCTGGGCGCTGGAGACGGCGCCCGTGACGATGTGCACCTTGGCCTCCAGGCGCACGCCCGCCATGCCCAAGGGCTCCTTGATGCCGCCCTGGTCATCGATGATGAACTCCTGGGGCAGGACGTGGATCACCTCGCGATCCAGGGGGATGGCCACCGCCTTGGCCGCGTCGATGACGCGCGCCAGGTCCGCCTCGCGGACCTCCTTGTCCTTCACCGCGACGATGCCCTGGGAGTTGAAGCCCTTGATGTGGCCACCGGCGATGCCTGTGTAGACGTGGGAGATCTCCGCGCCCGCCATCAACTCCGCCTCTTCCACTGCCCGGCGGATGGAGGCCACGGTCGCCTCGATGTTGACGACCACGCCCTTGCGCAACCCTTTCGACGGGTGGGTACCGATCCCGATGATGTCGATGCCGCTGTCCGTCAGCTCACCGACGATTGCGCAGATCTTCGTCGTGCCGATGTCTAGGCCGACGATGATCTCACCAGACTTCTGCTTCGCCATGACCACTGCCTCCCGTTGCCCTCACTCTCGTGAAGGGCAAGCCCTACTGCACCGAGCCACCGCTCCTCTCGGACGCGGAACTCGAAATCTTCACCGCCACCCAGCCGGGCCGGGCCCGGTTGTCCAGGTGGATGACCTCTGCCGCCAACCCTCTGGCGCTCAGCTCGCGCCGCACGCGCTCTAGTCGCGAGAGCTTGGCCTCCGTCTCCCCTTCCCCCAACCGCACCACCTGGCCCGCCATCGTCACCAACGACAG encodes the following:
- the ftsA gene encoding cell division protein FtsA, with product MAKQKSGEIIVGLDIGTTKICAIVGELTDSGIDIIGIGTHPSKGLRKGVVVNIEATVASIRRAVEEAELMAGAEISHVYTGIAGGHIKGFNSQGIVAVKDKEVREADLARVIDAAKAVAIPLDREVIHVLPQEFIIDDQGGIKEPLGMAGVRLEAKVHIVTGAVSSAQNIVKCANRTGLNVSDIVLQPLASAEAVLGDDEKELGVCLVDIGGGTTDIAIFSGGSIVHTAVIALGGNNLTSDIAIGLRTPAHEAERIKQKFGCALASMVNKDETIEVPSVGGRQPRVLGRQILCEILEPRVEEIFQLVHREIQKCGYEDLLASGIVITGGSTLLAGMPELAEEVLGLPVRRGMPRGIGGLVDVVKSPMYATGVGLVVYGAKHLDRRMFRIREENVYKKVKGRMREWLEEIF